The window ATGGTGAGCGATTCGAAGGCAGCTCGAACGAAGTAGACGAGTGTCCACATCGTCCACCGCACaggcagcggaagcggcACTGTCAGCGCGCTGGGTCGTGTGCACATGTAAAACGACTGCAATGAAGTTCAAGTATCCTGGGCAAAACTGGGAGAGTTGCCTGATCGTCTGCCTTGCGTCCGTGCAGGGGTCGATATATATGTTTTTTGTTAGAAGCATATATCTTGTATACCTACTCAAATATGGATGCATATAtacgtctgcatgcgccagtgGGCAAGTTTTGAGAACTTCACCGCACGCCAGTGCTTGATGTAGGACGCTGCGTGGAACGCTTCATTCTGTTTTTTCAGCGAAACCGGATCCCGCGCGGTCCTCGAGTACACTGTCGACCCTAAACCTCGATGCATGTTCCCACAGGACAGCGCTGTCGGGCTGGCCTTCCAAGGCGCCATTGAGAAAGGAAGACCACTCTGTGCAGGCTTCTTACTCCAGCCAGTTGGCAAATTCCGTGTGCCTCACACATTTGCTCCATTGTAGAGGTTGCGCGGATTTCTCTGCGGgtgggattacttttaacacccCATAATATcctaaaaagtaccattcaggtacggTCGTATCTTgacaaatgatccgcgatccagaactgtataactcaaatcgagtaaacaaagacattgtagttcctagaatactgaagatgactccggttagcagacacagacaaccaagttctttatgattgcagtacaccatagtataacgggacattagaccgaacctgtGATAGATTAGATCACATGacttctggtactttgagatcatgcgGTGTGACGCACATTCGTGCCCTGCTCTGAACAGACAGGTAGCAACGCGAACGGGcccgcgcgtctgcatgcaACTGGAtcagctgcgcacgcgtctGCAGTTGGAGCCAACTCATCATACTTGTAGTTTACAGAGACTACGCAGAAACATGGTATAGCCCAGGGGCGGCTCTTTCAGAGCAGCAGCACCGCGAAAGATGCAATCCTGTGTGTCTAGAGTGGCAGTCCAGCGACACGCCAGAGCCTAACGCTTTTTCCCATGCGGACAACCGGAcactctgcttcctctgcatTCAGACTTCCCGATCAACTTACTCCAGTGTGTCCCCAGCTTGCGCTTGGCTCCAGAgttttttctccgcgtcctcctggGACGTTTTCTCCATGGGTCCTCACGGCTACACTGTTGTTGCCTCCCAAGGGCAAATAGTgggaggaggcagcagcatTGGGGGCAACTGAGGCTTCGGCTCCACCCCAGGGGGCCATAACGTGCACTCACTGGGTTGGTCTGGGTGGACGTCTGGCTGCTCTGCGCCGATCTCCTCCAGAAGTGTCCGAAGACTCTCCACGTGCTCAGGTCGCGCTCCGAATACTTGGGGGGCCTCCTCATCTACTTTTACGTAAATAGTgtctgcagcagacgagcATAGTGGTACAATGTCTAGTTTGCATCTCCCTGTacgcagcggctgctttGGTCTACGCGCCACCCGAAGTCCAAGACGCCTTTCCCCCGGGAATCGACTCACCGAGTGTGACTGCTTTGGTGCGAAATTTATGCTTGCAAAGACCGAAGAAACTTCCGGTCTGAGTCGACCGTTGTGCGACAAGAACTCCAGGAGTGATGCTGGAGCAGCTCGTGGAAACAAGCTGGGGCTTCTTCCTCAGCCGTGTACTGGCTCTTGTCGCACGGTAGAGTGTCCTCTTAGACGGGTTCCACTTACATGCGTTCATCATTAGTTGAGGGTATTTCTCAGCACTGATTATGAAATAGTGGGAGAGATAGGTGTTAGAGAACTGGTACTTCTTGTAAGTGAGCGTCACAGACAAAGCTTGTTGCTCCCTGCTTCCTCTGTCGTCAAGAGAGTGTCGGACCAAcgagcagaggcgccgccccaTGCAGTGTGCGTTGGCCAGGGCTTCAGGAGTCTCAAAGGGGGCGTCCGCAGGCTCGCTCTTCAGAGGGAGAGATGCGCGGTCGCCACTGTAGGTAAGAAAGTCTTGTGCGCCGACCCAGTAAGCGGGCACAGAGATCGTTTGAACCGCGTTTCCCGGTAGAGGCTCGAGAGAGATTAATTTCGTCTGTGGTTTCGCTGTTTCCTTCAGAGACCAGTAATACTTGAAGTACGCGAGGCCTGAAAACATGCGGAGCCCTGCCACAGAAAGCACTAGTGTGGTGGCGCGAACAGGATCATTCCCAGGAAACTGAGAGAATTTTTCAGGTGATTTCGAGTGACACAAACTACTTTCATGCCTGAGACGATATAAGCACGAATAAATTTCTCCGCATAGCGTCGGGTTTAGGCCGACTGGCCTAACACACGCGGATTTGGCATAGTTGCTGCATCCCTACGAAAAATGCTACGATCCTAGTGCTACACTGCATGTATGTACGATGTATAAATGTGCGTAGCTCGGTAGGGTGTGTCCTTTGTTAGCTATTTTGCTCGACACACATGATGCCGGTTCTCTACTGCTGCGTAGGACCACAAGTGTCATTCTTAAATTTGCAAAAGATCGCCCACACCGTGTCTCAGGCGCACACTCGAGAGCGAGATGCGAAGAAACAACAACGTTGTATGGTATGTCAGCCGGATAAGCAAGCATGGCGAATGTGGTGCCATTGAGTGTAGATTATCAGAAACAATAACAGTGGCTTGCTCGCGTTAGATTTACACCGGAGGGACTTGTACACAGAGAGCCCTATCGCCATTTTCCGAAGCGCGAGTACTGTGAATCAGTACGCTGACTTCGTGTTCCCCATGTGCAGGATGGGGACTATGTCACTGTGAGCCCAAAGCGTATCGATGGCAGGATCTGTGTACATGGTATTGAATATATTCTGGCCGGCGAAACTTGCCTGTAGGCAAATCTGCATGGGGCTTGATAATTCCGCTGAATGAGGAAGTCGTGGGACATCCAGCTACCAAAAGAAGCCAAACTGCAACGGAAGCACACAGCGGCGCACGAGTTAAGATGAACCACGCGGGCGCAGTGATGGCGGTGTTACGCTGGACTGTGACGCGTTGTCTCGAAGGGATCGCCCGGCTCTAGAATATTGAACATCATGTATCAAACTATTCGTTCTTTTCAGGCTGTCCATTGTCAGCGTTAACTCGCTTGTTGCATCCATTTTGTCGCGCCACCCTTGATGCACAACGGCGCTGCGGATGTCTGCGACAGAACAGCCCCAGGAAAATCTAGCGCCTCCAAAGCTGCGCATCTAGTGCAGTAATAATCttcagagggcgacgcactGGCTGGCAACGACGTCTGCTAACAAGTGCGCGGGGGAGGGCAATTATGATTATGGCTCTCAGGGGTAGGATGCTAAgttcctccagcgcctcgaaGTACCCTCATATCCTCCCTTCTTTTCAGCTTTTGGAAGACTCTAACCTGTCAAGGTGACGGCGAGCCCGAGGACTGCGACTAGGTACGTCCCCAATACGCACACatttttcgtcttctcgtcATGAAACTTCTCCAGCAACTCGTCGCCGAGGGCATGCAGTCGCGTCAACACGGTCCAGAAAAGttgttcgccgtcgccgtcacTGAGCGCCTGGTGATCGTCGGATTTAAGTGCGGCTGGGCAGGCCACACCTTGGCCCGCTACGGCACCTTTACAGAGGTTGCTTTTCATTTCGTTTCATCTGGAATGCTGATGATGACAAACGAACGGGCTTTTCCCAAACCAGGAGAGGGGCAGTCCCGTAAAAACTGCTCGCGGTACACGCAGCACGCGTTGCATACTTCGTTTCCGATGGGGCGGAGAGGTGACAAAGCGACCCGCGAAGCTCGTACCATAGCCGACACCATCTAGAATAACCTCCGTTGTTTGCAAAGACCGTGCACGTTACCTCCACAAAAGTAGTCACATGGCCAGTAGAATGCCAGCCAACAAGGCCCATGCGTTCTCCCCCACACAGCTGATCAGTTCGTAGCCCTATACTGCACCAAGCACATTCATCAATCCAAGCCTTGTACGTCACATATAGATCTCCAGAAAATTGAAATCGAGGCGGCCCCTCCGCCGGCAGACTTTCCCCGGCTCTGCATGCAAACTAGAAAGGCGCGGGCCTCCACGGAAGATAGTGCCGTTCACGCAACACACTGTCGACTTTTCTATTTGGCCAAGACCGCTGAACATTTTACACCGGTGCGCTTTTAAGAATTTGACCGTTGGCTTATTCCGTGAACAACCATCGTGCACAATACACCGTTTAAGGCGCTAGTATTATCCTGAGACTCCTGCGTAAGGCATTCTCGGATCGCAGCAGACGTGGGACAAGTGATAGAAAACGGGACCAGATGTCTGCTACAAAGGATCTACTTTACGTTGTAGAGAAAACCTAGTCTTCGCTACTGAATCAGACATGTGAGAAGTGGTTGGCCTGGACGTACAGATCGGTCCGAAAACTAAATGGCGTATATGCCAACGGGAAATCGCGGCAAATTCGAAAGACAAAAGTGGCCTTACACCCAACCTTGAATTATCTCTATATGAATTGCTTTTATTGGAAAATTTATCACACGGCTCCATCAGACCACCGCACATTGCGATAAGCATGATGAGCGCGGGGCGCATAGAAGTCGACAAAAGAAACACGCAGGAAAAAGCGACAAATCTCCATTAACTACCAACAACCGAAGCGGAAAAGCGACACCCTTGTACAATATCGAAGTATTCACGAAAAGTCGCAGACACGGACCGTGAGATGCCGAAGGCGTGCCAAAAAAAATTGATCTGACGCCTGTCCCAAAAGCTGGATTAAAAGCTATTCCCATAGCCCTTGCACAAAGCAGATACTTCTATGCGATGTCACATCACGCACTTGCTTGGCGTCCGGGAGACGAAACTATACCTGCTATCCTTTCGTCCTCTCTAGTCACTCGCCATATATCTTTACACTTTTTTACACAGCCAGGATACGCATTTTCGGAAATTCCAGCGAGCCAGCAACGGCTAGTCCATCTGGCATCACGCACAATGGCATACGTCGCGCTCATTGCGAGAATTGCTTGCGAGCAGCATCGCTTAGCACGGCGACGTGGTCGAAGTCGCGGAAGATCTCGTTGAAGTCATAGCAGCAGCCGACGATCCAGTGGTCGGGGATGTTGAACCCGACGAAGTCACCCTTGAAGCCGTTGGATCGGTCAGTTCTCTTTTCAACGAGCGTCGCAACCTTGAGGGACTTGGGGCCGACCGCCTTGAGCTGGTTGCCGAACTCTGTGAGAGTGTAACCAGTGTCGATGATGTCCTCAACAATGAGGACGTGTTTGTCCTTGAAGATGGACAAGTCGTCGCTGAGCACTTTCAGCTTGCCAGTGCTGTTGTCATTGTTGTAGGACTTCAGGCGCACAAAGTGCTCAAAGTACGAGGGGtggctggaggcggcgccgcagtaCTTCTGGATGCGCGCCAAGTAGTCGATGAGCATGTTGAAGAATCCACGAGAGCCCTTCAGGATGCAAATGATGTGCAGCTCCTGACCGAAGTAGCACTTGTGGATGTCGAAGGCGAGCTTCTCGACCTTGTCGCGGACCAAGCCGTTAGGAAGAAGGATCTTCTCGATGTACGGCTTGTAGTGGGAGGGGACCAGAAAGTCCTCGGCCTTGTACAACGCGTCATCGGGGATGAACATGGGCTCAATGCGGCCCTTGCCGGTGCCGTAGTCATCAAGGATGCTGGGCGCCATGTTCTTCACGGTCGAAGGACAGTCCTCGAATCTTTGGAAGTCTTCCTCAGCACCGCAGCACGCTGTCGCGTGGGTCGCGCACGAAGAAAACATAGAGATAAGGAGGGGGTTTTCCCGAGGTGAAACGTCAAACCAACATGGGGCAAAAGCGAACAACTGCGAGCAGGAGCGAGCAACTTTGCAGCTCTCTGCCGTTGACTGGAGACGTATTGTACAACAGTTGAACGCTACAGGCCGCAACACAGGCGAGGTACGACGGGAGACACGAGCTCGAAAGACGGCTAACGCCCACGAAGGGAAGAAAAACAAAATTTAATAAACCCGGAGTTCTGTTTCCAATCAACAacgaaggcgccggaggcgaccgAGACGGGACGACAACGGAGTAGAAACGGGGGGGAGAGTGCGTGTGGGGGGTGCAAATACCCGGGGACGCAGAGTAGAATCTTCCGAGGCACCGTGGACGAGACGGGAAAAAACCCTCTCCACAGCGACTCTGCACCTTCCTTCGATTATAAGGCGCACGCCGgtggcagcgcgccgccaggtCTGCCAAGGCGCCGAATTTACAAAAACTACCACGCCGGGCGTAAAGGCGAGAAAAGGCATAACGCGCGGAGCAAGTTAAGAGCGCGAGCTTGCCAACCGGAGTCTGCACGAGCGCATGCACCATGGAGAAAAAGAGCCTGGCAGCTTTCCAGCATCATTCCTGGTGGAACATCGAAATGTCCACTTTGGTTGGATTTAGAACTACACATTGAAGGCTGACAAACACAACGAGACATTCATCAGCTGTCCAAAGCGTGCGTGGAAAACCATGGCTATGGTAAGACTCGACGGAACGCAGGCTTTCGCTCGTGGCGTCTGATGTCCGGAAGCATGTTGACGATACGTGACGGAgtctctctgctttttcgCGGGTTGATGCTGTACTGCGCACCCGGGAATCGAGAGATGGCCTCTGTGTGTAGGGCGCCTTGGTGCCCTGTTGTATACAGAGGACGGTGACGCTCAGAAGTCCTAATTCGCCGCGCGTACACATATGGTTCTcagacagccgcgcgtctTTTCAAACAGACTGTCTCTCTGAGCCTCTCTGCACTCGCCTCCAGTGCAGAGGACGAAATACGATTTGCAAAATATGCTCCCCAAACAACGGTCTTCATCGAGGCCCATTGAACGCGTTGATCCTGTCGGCTAGCGCCGTTGGTGAAGTGCTGGAGTAGCTGTCTGTAGGCGTTGAGTGAATTCTGTTCTCGTCTGTCATTGATAggtgcggaggcgagaggcggcctATTCTGGCACAGCGCTGACGCTGGCTCACAGTCTCGAGCCTTCCGCTGACTGGCGCCGTCGagttgggggggggggggggggggccggCATGCGAAACTACGCACGTTTCGCCTGCATTTCCggttcttctccgcctttcctccttcttccAATTCCAGCGTTGTCTCTCCTCGTGGCTACGTCTCTTCTGTGCGACGCCTTTCGAGCCTTTCCTTCTAGCAATCTCTGCATGCTCTGCTACTGATGCCGTTTCCTTCGCGTATTTTtccgccctcttctcgctttttttctcgtgtTCCCTGCGTTTTATGCGTTGTCGTTCACTTGCCCCAACAAGATCGGTACACGAGCCGTCTGCTAGAGCTGGTTGGTGGCGACTCATGCGCCGGCAGTTACGTGTTTTTCTTGTTTCTCAGCGGCTGTCGAGGCTTCTGCTCGGTGCGGCTCCTGCGCTGCCCACAGCGGTGAGTGAACTGATCTCGCGCGTGTTTTCGGGGGAAGAATCGAAAGGGTAGCGCCTCGCCAGTCCACGCTTGATTGAACACCTCGGACCGTTCTGCCGTCCTGTGTGTCGCAAGAAGGCTATGGCAGGTGTATCTTTTTTTTCTAGAGGTGCATCACGCACGCACTCTGCGACTTCCTATCCCGTTGGTTGATCCTCTCGTTCTCTGCGGCTGTGttggcgcctcgcgctcgtgtACCCACTGCTTGCCTCGGCGGGACTTCCACCAAGCGGAAGGGTT is drawn from Besnoitia besnoiti strain Bb-Ger1 chromosome VI, whole genome shotgun sequence and contains these coding sequences:
- a CDS encoding hypothetical protein (encoded by transcript BESB_064530), which codes for MKSNLCKGAVAGQGVACPAALKSDDHQALSDGDGEQLFWTVLTRLHALGDELLEKFHDEKTKNVCVLGTYLVAVLGLAVTLTGLRMFSGLAYFKYYWSLKETAKPQTKLISLEPLPGNAVQTISVPAYWVGAQDFLTYSGDRASLPLKSEPADAPFETPEALANAHCMGRRLCSLVRHSLDDRGSREQQALSVTLTYKKYQFSNTYLSHYFIISAEKYPQLMMNAYTIYVKVDEEAPQVFGARPEHVESLRTLLEEIGAEQPDVHPDQPSECTLWPPGVEPKPQLPPMLLPPPTICPWEATTV
- a CDS encoding hypoxanthine-xanthine-guanine phosphoribosyl transferase HXGPRT (encoded by transcript BESB_064540) — its product is MAPSILDDYGTGKGRIEPMFIPDDALYKAEDFLVPSHYKPYIEKILLPNGLVRDKVEKLAFDIHKCYFGQELHIICILKGSRGFFNMLIDYLARIQKYCGAASSHPSYFEHFVRLKSYNNDNSTGKLKVLSDDLSIFKDKHVLIVEDIIDTGYTLTEFGNQLKAVGPKSLKVATLVEKRTDRSNGFKGDFVGFNIPDHWIVGCCYDFNEIFRDFDHVAVLSDAARKQFSQ